The genomic stretch ATGCACTCATGTTAATGTTAGTAGTGTTACTTACTGCTCCTGGGATGAAACTGGGAAGAGTATTGCTTGTGCTAAAATAGGTTATACTAATTACTAAATTACAAGTTTTGTGGTGAACACTATTTTTAGAAGCAGCATTGTTGAAAAAAGCTAAATTGTAGGAAAGAATTACATGCATATgtgatttattaaaacaatttttcaaatccCCAAGCATGTAAAAATTTTTTGGCATTTTATCCTACAAACCTTAAACATATTTTAGGATAACATGTGATAGTACATTAGACTAAGTAGAAGTGTTATGAAAAACTTAGGCTTTAGCTTATATATTCACATTTTATATTCGTCTAAAGTTTAATGGTATGGAAGTTTGGTGCTTCGGTGAGCTTTGTTGACAGTTTAAAATATACTTTGTGTGAAAAGAAAAGGATTTATGTGAAACCTCTGAATGTCAGGTGGCTCAGCCTCCCAGTGATTCTGTTTCGAGCCTTAGTTTCAGTCCCAAGGCCAATTTCTTGGTTGCGACTTCATGGGATAATCAGGTTCTGGATTTTTCTCTGTTGTATAGTTTATGTCTTCTATTTGTTGGTTAAAACTGCTGTATTCAAATTCCTCCCAATTGAATGATATGGCAGGTACGTTGTTGGGAAATTTCACGCAATGGAGCTAATGTGGGTAGTGTTCCCAAGGCATCAATTTCGCACGACCAACCAGTAATTTTAAACCAAGTTTATTCTTGTTACAAATCCGTGTTTCTGTTGTGCAATTCATAATTGCAATTTATAACTTTTGGCTGTCTTTCCATTTTAAAGGTTTTGTGCTCAACATGGAAGGATGATGGAACTACAGTCTTTTCTGGAGGATGTGACAAGCAGGTGAAGATGTGGCCTCTGCTGTCTGGTGGTCAGCCAGTGACTGTGGCCATGCATGATGCACCAATTAAAGAGGTTGCCTGGGTTCCAGAGATGAATCTACTTGTCACTGGAAGCTGGGACAAGACTGTGAAGTaatattttctctcctttctctttgtTGGTCAGTCTTATACTGTTGTTCGCTGGAATTTCTTGGCTATTTAGTTTAGGCTTATAACAGAAATGGTAATTTTTTCAAGTACTTTAGGTTTAGGACTTGCATACTTTATAAGTCCACATGCTACGTGAAAGTAGCCTCAACTATTTGCAAATTAGCTGATATGTGAATCTAGGGAGCTAAATCTAGTTTACATTATCTTAAAAGAAGTAATGGTCAGATGGTAGTTCTATGATCTGTTGTACATGGTGGGATCAGATAATGGAATTCATATGTGTGGAAGGCTGGTGGTTCCACTTGATGCATGTTTTGTTCTGCAATTTTAAACTGTACTAACACTTTTTGCTGTGAAAGAGGTGGGGTGGCAGGGCTTGGACTCTCAAACCATTGGCCTACTTTTTCAGTGCTTAATAATTACTAGTTGATAAAGGGAGAAGGCCTAGAATAAGAGTATACTATTGTGGGAAGTGTGTCTCTCTTGCTCTCGTTCTGTCAGTTTGTTTTCTGgtttaatttcatattattttgtgataaatgTTAAGATTTGGTTAATCCAACTGCATTTGTCTTCACTGTGTACTGTTTATGGTTTTACACGCATCTATTACATGTAGACAGCGTGCTTGCATATTTGAGTTCCTTGTGTGTGTCAGTCACTGATGAGTGTTTGTGATGATATCCAATCTGTAATTAGGTACTGGGACACAAGGCAGTCAAATCCTGTGCACACTCAACAGCTACCTGATCGCTGTTATGCACTCACAGTGAGGCATCCTCTGATGGTTGTTGGCACTGCAGATAGAAATCTAGTTGTCTTTAACTTGCAGAACCCACAGGTAcgttttcttattctttgattGCATTGTTTTATAAGGAAATTCAAACAGGAAACAATCATTGAGAGCAGTTTAGGCATTTGTTATTTTGAATTGTCAGTACTAGTAGCCTAGTTAGTGTAATTTcagatttaatattttaagcaTCTTATTGAATGTGGCATTATAACATGTAATTactagttgatttttttttatgaccaaCCACCGGTTGATTTTCTTCAAACTAAAAGTTATCCTTTTGGGTAATCCacttttatcttatataaaagCCTTATGGAGGTCCTTCAATTGTTCTGCAAAACCTGGTCTAAAAAAGAGTGATTTCCTGTTATCATTGTGGTTGTTATTCTCATTTCTTGTTTACAATATAAATAACGtcttttataatatgttattcttaaaaaagattgatgttgtaatttttaagttaattttttatgatatgcATTGtgattatatgtattttatcttttcttttccttatttttctttgataaaaaatgtTGTTAATCTTTTCAATTACTCACGTCTGACTatgttttcaaattgatttgttCTCTGTCTAACTTGATAGTATTGGCCACACAATTTTATTCCTGTATTATAAGTAAATGAGAAACATATTGAAAACTGCTGGTCATTTACTCAGTTTAGGTGCAATTTTATGAAAGGGTGGATGTAAGATATCTTTTCATAAAACACCAAAGGGGTTAAGAGGATGTGACATGTTACTTCCGTTAGAATCTgctatgaaaatgaaaatgtttgTGTGGTGATAaagttctaaatttttttaggatGCCAATTGTCTGAGTTGGAGATTGCTTATGACTATATCTTACAAATTTGTCTGATAATGTTTAATGATAACAGACTGAATTTAAAAGAATTCCTTCACCCTTGAAGTGTCAGACAAGATGTGTAGCTGCCTTTCCTGATCAGCAAGGGTTTTTGGTATGTATTCAGTTACTTTTGGTTGTAGTCATTCCCCCTCCTTTTTGTGACCTTTATTTTCACAAGAAGTCCTTAGCTCCTGTTCCACTttatatttcattcattttttgttttcccAGTGTCATTGACTCTTCACTACTTCCTATTTAAGCTTACTGCCTTTGTTtccacttctttttttttttttttgtccataTGTACTATGGTGATTGGCTAGtctgataattaaaaattgtgatttgattttttctagGTTGGTTCAATAGAGGGAAGGGTTGGTGTACATCATCTAGATGATTCACAGCAAAGTAAGAATTTCACATTCAAATGCCACAGAGATGGCAATGATATATACTCGGTCAATTCTTTGAACTTCCATCCTGTAAGTTACCTTTGTGCTTTCTGATTTTATTTGAAGTTAAAAGTATTTGGTTGACTGCATTTCATGCtggtttattaaatttttttattatatataggtTAGCATAgacaatagat from Mangifera indica cultivar Alphonso chromosome 6, CATAS_Mindica_2.1, whole genome shotgun sequence encodes the following:
- the LOC123218210 gene encoding protein RAE1-like, whose amino-acid sequence is MATFGTAATATSQNPNKSFEVAQPPSDSVSSLSFSPKANFLVATSWDNQVRCWEISRNGANVGSVPKASISHDQPVLCSTWKDDGTTVFSGGCDKQVKMWPLLSGGQPVTVAMHDAPIKEVAWVPEMNLLVTGSWDKTVKYWDTRQSNPVHTQQLPDRCYALTVRHPLMVVGTADRNLVVFNLQNPQTEFKRIPSPLKCQTRCVAAFPDQQGFLVGSIEGRVGVHHLDDSQQSKNFTFKCHRDGNDIYSVNSLNFHPIHHTFATSGSDGAFNFWDKDSKQRLKAMSRCGQPIPCSTFNNDGSIFAYSVCYDWSKGAENHNPATAKTYVYLHLPQENEVKGKPRVGTSGRK